One region of Chitinispirillum alkaliphilum genomic DNA includes:
- a CDS encoding Chromosome (plasmid) partitioning protein ParA, protein MKILSVLNYKGGVGKTTFTINVSQALALVGFRVLAIDNDSQHNLSLLFDNDVVYPNIRDVYRCSVGMAGKNLLGAIHETGIENFHVITSHPLLSSGDIKDPYILQKAIVFSSLHRFYDFILIDNSPGIDIVQEASVHAADEIFIPTELSYFALNGIEEMHRVLREKFRNECSVTKIIPNNFKNTNRQKQYLKDLTKKYPDKVTDTLIPYDPVFDFCIKEGKTLFIHRLYSKAAAYYLKLIHELFGLDVNQTWDQVRYKRNKKLRSEARERFFKMQKDSPRSENGSSNILQSCKITGVSQGT, encoded by the coding sequence ATGAAAATATTATCCGTATTAAACTACAAGGGCGGAGTAGGGAAAACCACTTTTACGATCAATGTTTCCCAGGCTTTGGCTCTTGTAGGGTTCAGGGTTCTTGCGATAGATAATGACAGCCAGCACAATCTTTCATTGCTGTTTGATAATGATGTGGTGTATCCGAATATCCGTGATGTTTACCGCTGCTCAGTGGGTATGGCGGGTAAGAATCTTCTTGGTGCGATACATGAGACAGGGATAGAGAATTTCCACGTGATAACATCACACCCACTCTTGTCAAGCGGAGATATAAAAGACCCTTACATACTTCAAAAAGCGATCGTGTTCAGTTCCCTGCACCGGTTTTATGATTTTATACTGATCGATAACTCTCCGGGAATAGATATCGTTCAGGAAGCTTCTGTGCATGCTGCTGATGAGATATTCATCCCCACAGAACTGTCCTACTTTGCACTTAACGGAATAGAGGAGATGCATCGGGTACTGAGGGAAAAATTCAGAAACGAGTGTTCTGTAACAAAAATCATCCCCAATAACTTTAAAAACACCAATCGTCAGAAACAGTATCTTAAGGACCTTACTAAAAAATATCCGGACAAAGTAACCGATACCCTTATACCGTATGATCCGGTATTTGACTTTTGCATAAAAGAGGGGAAAACGCTTTTTATTCACCGGCTCTACTCCAAAGCAGCTGCTTACTATCTGAAGCTGATCCATGAACTTTTCGGGCTCGATGTAAACCAAACCTGGGATCAGGTGAGATATAAGAGAAACAAAAAACTGCGCTCAGAGGCCAGAGAACGTTTCTTCAAGATGCAAAAGGATTCACCCCGAAGCGAAAATGGTTCTTCAAATATTCTCCAAAGTTGCAAAATAACTGGTGTGTCTCAGGGTACATAA